aaaaacCCTGTTAATGCAAACATAAAATGGAACAAATGTTCAATACTTGGACACTCTTTTACACTTACTATATCTAGCTCGTATGCCTCTCCAGATGTGCCTCCTCCGAGTACATATAAATTATTCTGGTCTGACAACATCTCATGACGATAGCGAGGCCTTGGAGAAGTGACATGATCATGCGGGTCTGAAAAGTGGTGCAACCAGTCTGTCGATGAATCATACATACTCGTCCACTCCCCACTCTGCATATTGTAACGATCAACGTTTGAAATGTAGGACCAGCCTGTTGTCCCACCGTATGTATAAACATTGCCTTCATTAACGCTTATCGCCtacaaaaaaagaagcaaaattGAATTCAAAAGTTGTTATAGTTTTGTTATGAGTCAAATTTTGTTGTAAATTATATTCACTTACGCAGCCATATGTTGGGACTGGGGAATACTCTTCAGGTTCATGACATCTCCATTCTAAAGACTTTGTGCTCAAAGTGTAGATCTTGTTGCTGGATGTGATTCCAAATGGATAGCCTACAGTACAAAATATAtagatgtattattattattttaattctgcttttgtttttaacatttttcaagAAAATCAGATATcactacagtactatatttaGAGAGTTATTGTGTTGGTTAATTATCATTGTTAATGAATTTttcgtcgtgaggtggtttcccgaatgatcgtaaaatcaaaacggtactgggtatgaccaactagcgttattgtcaccggctagtcatccattcatagaagtactaatgtagtagcctacctgtacggtgaccatagaatgtgacccgaggcatgactaactacgacttttagatgatagaaagttgagaaaaaatgttacgagtagttgtacgacatgaagatgtttatgaaattatgtcaataatgtttacacactaggcatacaaatagtaatgtttgttagtaaaaataattttgagttaataagaataagatataaggaagaaaagcaaagagactatggagcggctattcctgaatatacaatactaagtatcgtagatttaaattataaattttaggcgatcttatcaaaggtcaagcgccatatagcctgccacgtttcgatattcaatattgaacttgaccattgttaatgaattttttttacctGTTCCACCATAGACAATAACAGTAGAACCAACCAAAATCATAGCCATCGATGCCAGTTCAGTAGGCATTGGACCAGATGTACTCATCTTTTTCCATCGAGATGTAGCAAAATTGAACTCCCATAGCTTGGAACGAAATAAGAAAAGTTATATAGTTAGTTTTAATGGGACATGatttaattgttaatactaTAGAATTCCCCTTTCTCATCAAGTTTAAAAATAGCAGATTCACTCCCAACATCTTTCTTCTATCCACAACTTTAATTCTCCCAATTAAGTTATTATCAACCTTTTTTGCTTTCACGTGACAAGTAGCAAATGCCATGCTCACATTGGTCACAAACATGAGAATGCATATACAATTTAGCATGGCGCATCAGGAAAACGAAAAGTGGAATGCTACTACTACTTCTTGGCCGTAGCAGCATTGTGTAGTCTTTTGTTGTTACCTCATCAAAGAGTGGAATAATTGTTTCTATGTCTTCTGCATTAAAGTCATCATAGTATCGTTTTAGTGTCTCTATGTTTGGGTTATACCCTCCAAAGACATACAGGCGTGTCTTATCAGCAACACAACGATGTCCACTTCTTGCACATGGCTTTTTACCTTATaacaaaatacatacatttattgttaataaaatatttaaaatagtatttacaCCCACCCTATACACTACTACTAGTAtgcaataattattaaatcaataatcaatatgttCTATTTATCTCTATGTGGGCAAGCAAGGCCTAAAAGTATCACATATAACACGATCaaccataataaaataaacaagggACAGTATATAATTCTTAGGTAGGCCTAAGGATTTTTTTTACCTGGATGAACAGGGAAGCAACCCACCTAGCTAGACCTACTAGAGTAGTAGATAGGGGCCTAGCCTCAGTATAATTCTTAGGTAGGCCTAAGGATTTTTTTTACCTGGATGAACAGGGAAGCAACCCACCTAGCTAGACCTACTAGAGTAGTAGATAGGGGCCTTAGCCTAGGCCCTAAACCTTAAAAGTATAATATACACCATTTTGCCGATTAAATATTATGTATCTtgttaacatataaaaataaagcaattaCCAGATTCCTTCTCTGGTAATGTCCGCAATTCATACACTTTTCCAATTGTATTACTATTGAAATTCATTTTTAGTATACTGACATTTCCATAAAATGAtcatcaaaacaaaaacaggTCAAATGAGACAGCGCCCTCATAATAATAAAAGTGCAGCGTGCACACGTGTGTCAACTGTCAGAAAATCAAATAAATCAAAGCATTCTGACAAGACCCTCGTCGAATTAAGTGAGGGCAGGCGTTTTTGTATTATCAAAAAGGCCTTAGATTAAAGTATTATAACAAACACACA
This DNA window, taken from Antedon mediterranea chromosome 9, ecAntMedi1.1, whole genome shotgun sequence, encodes the following:
- the LOC140058921 gene encoding kelch domain-containing protein 10-like, giving the protein MNFNSNTIGKVYELRTLPEKESGKKPCARSGHRCVADKTRLYVFGGYNPNIETLKRYYDDFNAEDIETIIPLFDELWEFNFATSRWKKMSTSGPMPTELASMAMILVGSTVIVYGGTGYPFGITSSNKIYTLSTKSLEWRCHEPEEYSPVPTYGCAISVNEGNVYTYGGTTGWSYISNVDRYNMQSGEWTSMYDSSTDWLHHFSDPHDHVTSPRPRYRHEMLSDQNNLYVLGGGTSGEAYELDIIYIFNLQTKTWKKHQSKNDEVHGYPANRRCFGCCQLKDHAYISGGLNERKMHDDIWRLSLQDCQWTKCSAKLLFPLYFHASAVTPAGCMYIHGGVKTLTGDKRSLKLSRIWLVVPNLLELCWSKVLHLIPKIQRMSVPQLWQLGIPQELIERLDYEDH